One Triticum dicoccoides isolate Atlit2015 ecotype Zavitan chromosome 5B, WEW_v2.0, whole genome shotgun sequence genomic window carries:
- the LOC119308678 gene encoding coatomer subunit zeta-2 has protein sequence MGEFSKESCPSVKNILLLDSEGKRVAVKYFSDDWPNNASRLTFEKSIFTKTLKTNARSEAEITLLDGYIVVYKFVQDLHFFVTAGDDENELIIANVLQGFADSVGLLLRGDVEKRTALENLDLILLCIDEIIDGGIILETDANTIAGKVATNAADGSVPFSEQTISQALATAREHFARSLLK, from the exons ATGGGGGAATTCTCCAAG GAATCTTGCCCTTCTGTGAAGAACATTTTGCTATTGGATTCTGAGGGGAAGCGTGTTGCTGTGAAGTACTTCTCGGATGATTGGCCAAATAACGCATCTAGGTTGACCTTTGAAAAGTCCATTTTTACTAAAACTCTGAAGACAAATGCACGCTCCGAAG CTGAGATAACATTgcttgatggttatattgttgtttACAAATTTGTACAAGACCTACACTTTTTCGTCACTGCCGGAGATGATGAGAATGAGCTCATCATAGCAAATGTGCTACAGGGTTTTGCTGATTCGGTTGGTCTTCTACTCAG GGGTGATGTCGAGAAGAGGACTGCACTTGAGAACTTGGACTTGATACTTCTCTGCATTGATGAGATTATTGATGGCGG caTAATTCTTGAAACAGATGCGAACACCATTGCGGGGAAGGTTGCAACCAATGCTGCTGACGGCTCTGTTCCCTTCTCTGAGCAG ACAATATCTCAAGCTCTGGCCACAGCCAGGGAACACTTTGCAAGATCTCTTCTGAAATGA
- the LOC119308681 gene encoding probable L-type lectin-domain containing receptor kinase S.7: MAPRLPPFYLLLVAFFLLPLKPPPTAEAATTVAFSFPSFSLRNLTLLGGASLRSASVSLPPPSSHALFPLPLPFPPNASFSTSFLFASPASARPASRLSFLLLPDPVAAAEGTGGNRSLPLEVVFDASKNRVRTSSAGEHIGGNSTGAVDLRNGNEVGSWVIYDALRARLEVFLSHASLRPPTPALVVANATALAARFAEFMFVGFQVSYSSDNRSTDGGFVIHSWSFQTNGLRAVGLASRPSHSVSDSVRSAPASGGVASRKDGHRKRLAMGLGIPLSIVFLGAVMVFVILSMKKWRSRPAGFNGGVRAKAAGHPRQFMYQDLFSATKGFDPSLVVGSGGFGTVYKAVCPRSGVTYAVKRSKQSTESHNEFTAELTIIADLKHPNLVQLRGWCAEKDELLLVYEFMSNGSLDMALHSCSGVHRYPTLNWARRYNVAVGIASAVAYLHEEHDKQVIHRDIKCSNILLDSHFNPKLGDFGLARLKDPSTSPRSTLAAGTVGYLAPEYLQMGRATEKSDVYSYGVVLLEICTRRRPIDREAPGSMNMLNVVDWVWNLHSKGRLLDAVDMSLNGEYDTEQMTRLLLLGLSCVNPFSEERPVMRNVLGILEGKSEPLPVPKKKPLLVFVSNAPMDLEGIVSECNQSTVSSDLFELKIDIN; encoded by the coding sequence atggctccaaggcttcCACCCTTctacctcctcctcgtcgccttcttcctcctccccctcaaGCCGCCGCCCACCGCCGAAGCGGCTACCACCGTCGCCTTCTCCTTCCCGTCCTTCTCCCTCCGAAACCTCACCCTCCTCGGCGGGGCCTCGCTCCGCTCCGCCTCCGTgtccctcccgccgccctcctcccacGCCCTCTTCCCGCTCCCTCTACCGTTTCCTCCCaacgcctccttctccacctccttcCTCTTCGCCTCCCCGGCCTCCGCGCGCCCCGCCTCCCGCCTCTCCTTCCTGCTCCTCCCCGAcccggtcgccgccgccgaggGCACGGGCGGGAACAGGTCTCTCCCGCTCGAGGTGGTGTTCGACGCGTCGAAGAATCGCGTGCGCACGTCCTCCGCTGGCGAGCACATCGGCGGGAACTCCACCGGGGCGGTGGACCTGCGGAATGGCAACGAGGTCGGTTCGTGGGTCATCTACGACGCGCTCCGGGCTCGCCTGGAGGTGTTCCTTAGCCACGCGAGCCTGCGGCCGCCGACGCCCGCGCTGGTGGTAGCCAACGCCACGGCCCTTGCGGCCCGCTTCGCGGAGTTCATGTTCGTCGGCTTCCAGGTCTCGTACTCGTCCGACAACAGGAGCACCGATGGCGGCTTCGTCATCCACAGCTGGAGCTtccagacgaacgggctgcgcgcCGTCGGCCTCGCGTCCAGGCCCTCGCACAGCGTGTCCGACAGCGTCCGCAGCGCCCCCGCGTCGGGGGGTGTCGCCAGCCGTAAGGATGGGCACCGCAAAAGGCTTGCGATGGGGCTCGGCATTCCTCTGTCCATCGTGTTTCTCGGTGCAGTCATGGTGTTTGTGATATTGTCTATGAAGAAGTGGAGGTCTCGTCCTGCAGGGTTTAACGGCGGCGTCAGAGCAAAAGCAGCGGGCCATCCAAGGCAGTTCATGTACCAAGATCTCTTCTCGGCGACCAAGGGATTTGATCCTTCTCTAGTGGTTGGCAGTGGTGGTTTCGGTACTGTATACAAGGCGGTGTGCCCGCGCTCTGGGGTCACATATGCGGTCAAGCGCTCCAAGCAATCCACGGAGAGCCACAACGAGTTCACCGCCGAGCTTACCATAATCGCTGACCTGAAGCACCCTAATCTGGTTCAGCTGCGAGGGTGGTGCGCGGAGAAGGACGAGCTGCTGCTTGTGTACGAGTTCATGTCAAATGGCAGCCTGGACATGGCTCTCCACTCTTGCTCAGGTGTCCACCGTTATCCCACTCTCAACTGGGCTCGGCGGTACAATGTGGCAGTCGGCATTGCCTCTGCGGTTGCATACCTACATGAAGAACATGACAAGCAGGTGATCCACAGGGATATCAAGTGCAGTAACATACTTCTGGATTCGCATTTCAATCCGAAGCTGGGGGATTTTGGGCTTGCAAGGTTGAAGGATCCTAGTACTAGCCCTCGGTCAACCTTAGCAGCAGGGACTGTTGGTTACCTTGCCCCTGAGTACCTCCAGATGGGAAGAGCCACAGAAAAGAGCGATGTCTACAGCTATGGGGTTGTACTGCTGGAGATCTGCACACGAAGGCGGCCAATAGACCGAGAAGCTCCTGGCAGCATGAACATGCTGAATGTTGTTGATTGGGTTTGGAATTTGCACTCTAAGGGCAGACTTTTAGATGCTGTTGATATGAGCCTGAATGGGGAGTATGACACAGAGCAAATGACGAGGCTGCTTCTTCTAGGTTTGAGCTGTGTGAATCCCTTTTCAGAAGAGAGACCTGTCATGAGGAATGTTCTAGGCATACTGGAGGGCAAGAGTGAGCCATTGCCTGTTCCGAAAAAGAAGCCGCTGCTTGTTTTCGTTTCAAATGCACCTATGGATCTTGAGGGGATAGTTTCTGAGTGCAATCAGAGTACAGTTTCAAGTGATCTCTTTGAGCTGAAAATTGATATAAACTAG